A window of Macrotis lagotis isolate mMagLag1 chromosome 1, bilby.v1.9.chrom.fasta, whole genome shotgun sequence genomic DNA:
TTCCAatagtttctgttttctttcgctgctttgaaaattatttatgagctgctttgttttttttcaatactTCTGTCATTGAATATATCATTCCCAGAACTGCTGATTCAAGGAATTGATTCGATTTCTTTGAATTGCCATTTACTgacttaaatcaataaaataaattttatagaaaattgtTATTTGATAGTCACAAACTCTGtcctagattttctttttatctaatcttctttctttttgaaaacttgTATTTTGGACTATAGCTGGATAACGATGGAGGAAAAGAATCAGACATCTGGTAAAGATTTCATCCTGTTAGGATTATTGGATCCAAACCGGCATGGATTGTTATTCTTAACACTTATTCTCATCATGTTCATGATGACAATTATGGGAAACACAGTCTTGATTCTTCTTATTCACCTTGACATCCAGCTCCACACTCCGATGTACAGCCTTCTCAAACATCTTTCCTTTACTGATGTCTTGAACACCTCGAATATTGTTCCCATGATGGCCAGAAACTACATATCTGGAAGGAAATCTATCACCTTTGCAGGTTGTGGGGTCCAGGTCTTCCTCCATTCCAGCTTCTTTGGAACAGAATGCCTTATTCTCACAGCCATGTCTTATGACCGCTATGTAGCCATCTGCCACCCTCTGCGTTATCCAGTCCTCATGAGTCATCAAATCAGTGTTATTCTGGCTGCTGGCTCCTGGCTTGGAGGAATCATCAACTCTACATTTCATACAACTTATGTACTACTACTTCCATTTTGTGGAGCTAGGATTATTGACCACTTTATCTGTGAAGTCCCAGCCTTGGTGAAACTCTCTTGTGTTGATACTTCAAAATATGAAGGAGTAGTCACAGTGAGTGCTGCTTTCTTCCTTCTAATCCCTCCTCTCATCATCCTTGCCtcttatggtcagattcttcgtGCTGTGCTTCATATGAAATCTAGAAAGGCTCAGCAAAAAGCCTTCTCTACTTGTTCTTCTCACCTGGTTGTGATTGTCATGTTCTATGGTTCTGGTCTCTTCATATACATGAGACCCAAGTCCTCTCATACTCCAGGTCAAGACAAGGTCTTAGCTGTCTCATATACCATTATTGCTCCCATGCTCAACCCTATCATCTACAGTCTCAGAAATAAAGATGTCTTAAGTGCCATGAAGAAGGTTCTAGGAAAATCAATTAGTCatggaaataattctttttaattaaattggaCACCAATGTATGACCTATTGGGAAATG
This region includes:
- the LOC141509426 gene encoding olfactory receptor 2AJ1-like produces the protein MEEKNQTSGKDFILLGLLDPNRHGLLFLTLILIMFMMTIMGNTVLILLIHLDIQLHTPMYSLLKHLSFTDVLNTSNIVPMMARNYISGRKSITFAGCGVQVFLHSSFFGTECLILTAMSYDRYVAICHPLRYPVLMSHQISVILAAGSWLGGIINSTFHTTYVLLLPFCGARIIDHFICEVPALVKLSCVDTSKYEGVVTVSAAFFLLIPPLIILASYGQILRAVLHMKSRKAQQKAFSTCSSHLVVIVMFYGSGLFIYMRPKSSHTPGQDKVLAVSYTIIAPMLNPIIYSLRNKDVLSAMKKVLGKSISHGNNSF